One Gossypium hirsutum isolate 1008001.06 chromosome A11, Gossypium_hirsutum_v2.1, whole genome shotgun sequence genomic window carries:
- the LOC107893125 gene encoding VQ motif-containing protein 29, with protein MEATYSSSSSSSSSALQGTGGFKLISQGQHPFHGSLHSVRKPLAKPWKKPIAPLPPTPPRVYRVDPVNFRDLVQKLTGAPQFMSQSHQTPSSSSAQRLQRIAPSPLKIAASSVSEEQVSAPLDLASGFDHTKSQNQQFSDNASNSSFGLNLSPSSYNWCNFSILSPGTLSSLDLSTAP; from the coding sequence ATGGAAGCTACttattcatcatcatcttcttcttcttcttcggctttacaaggaACAGGAGGGTTCAAGCTGATATCACAGGGACAACACCCTTTTCATGGATCGCTTCATTCGGTACGTAAGCCATTGGCAAAGCCCTGGAAAAAGCCGATTGCACCCTTGCCACCGACACCACCTAGAGTTTACCGGGTCGACCCCGTAAACTTCCGGGACTTGGTTCAAAAGCTCACCGGTGCACCTCAGTTCATGTCTCAATCCCATCAAACGCCGTCGTCGTCGTCGGCTCAGCGTCTTCAAAGAATAGCACCTTCTCCTCTTAAAATCGCAGCATCGTCAGTGTCGGAGGAACAAGTTTCTGCACCATTGGATCTCGCTTCGGGATTCGATCATACTAAATCCCAAAACCAGCAATTTTCTGATAATGCATCGAATTCATCATTTGGTTTGAACTTGTCACCATCTTCTTATAACTGGTGTAATTTCTCTATTCTCAGTCCCGGAACCTTGTCCAGCTTGGACCTAAGCACTGCTCCATAA